The Marinobacter halotolerans genome includes a window with the following:
- a CDS encoding TetR/AcrR family transcriptional regulator: MKTRDKILLSSLELFNERGERNVTTNHIAAHLAISPGNLYYHFRNKSDIIYEIFLEYEKLVDFYLDIPESRPITLEDLTFYLESVFDGLWSYRFFHRDLEYLLDSDRRLREDYREFTERCLVAISRIFQKLAEADIIHYQHEDLRSAMSLNVWLVITNWMAYLKTAHASQGDGELTLTHLKQGIYQVLTLEIPYLTPDYRERVMALREKYRPELPDAADRAALAANEGS, encoded by the coding sequence ATGAAAACCAGAGACAAGATCCTGCTGTCCAGTCTGGAGCTTTTTAACGAGCGCGGAGAGCGGAATGTGACCACCAACCATATAGCGGCACACCTGGCAATTTCGCCCGGCAATCTCTATTACCACTTCCGGAACAAGTCAGACATCATTTACGAGATCTTCCTCGAGTATGAAAAGCTGGTGGATTTCTATCTTGATATTCCGGAAAGCCGGCCGATTACCCTCGAAGATCTGACCTTCTACCTGGAGTCGGTCTTCGACGGGCTGTGGAGTTACCGGTTCTTCCACCGGGATCTGGAATACCTGCTGGACAGTGACCGTCGTCTGCGGGAGGACTACCGTGAATTTACCGAGCGCTGCCTGGTGGCAATCAGCCGCATTTTCCAGAAACTGGCGGAAGCTGACATCATTCACTATCAGCATGAGGATCTCAGGTCCGCCATGTCCCTGAACGTCTGGCTGGTGATTACCAACTGGATGGCCTATCTGAAAACGGCCCATGCCAGCCAGGGCGATGGTGAGCTGACACTGACCCACCTGAAGCAGGGCATCTATCAGGTGCTGACACTGGAAATTCCCTACCTGACGCCGGATTATCGCGAGCGGGTCATGGCGTTACGGGAGAAATACCGGCCGGAACTGCCGGATGCCGCGGATCGTGCCGCGCTGGCGGCGAATGAAGGATCCTGA
- a CDS encoding coniferyl aldehyde dehydrogenase has protein sequence MVANVVQLTESKKQIQQNHRIFDDQKKAFRNNPMPTLTERQENLKRLKRLLLANQEQLLDAMDRDFGCRSRDESLIAEVMPSIQGINYTLKHLGSWMKPSKRHVSLLFQPASNQVNYQPKGVVGVIVPWNYPLYLAVGPLIASLSAGNRTMIKMSEYTPHTSALFRELIESNFPEDLVSVINGEADVAADFSALPFDHMLFTGSTSVGKLVMKAAAENLTPVTLELGGKSPAIVAADVPMEDAAQRIGFGKAINAGQTCVAPDYVLCPADRVQSFVDEFRKQLSAMYPTLRDNDDYTSIINERQYERLQSYLEDARNKGADLIEINPAQENLKDGTRKMPITLALNTTPDMKLMQDEIFGPILPVISYGSLDEAIHYINDRPRPLALYYFGYDKSQQEHVTNNTLSGGMCINDAVLHVAQDDLPFGGVGDSGMGHYHGKEGFMTFSHQRSIFSKQRFNSGKFVYAPHGTTAHKMIYKLFIR, from the coding sequence ATGGTTGCCAACGTTGTGCAGCTGACCGAGAGCAAGAAGCAGATTCAGCAGAACCACCGCATCTTTGACGATCAGAAAAAGGCATTCCGCAACAACCCCATGCCGACCCTGACCGAACGACAGGAGAATCTGAAGCGGCTCAAGCGGCTGCTGCTTGCCAATCAGGAGCAGTTGCTGGATGCCATGGATCGTGATTTCGGCTGCCGCTCACGGGACGAGTCACTGATTGCCGAAGTAATGCCGTCCATTCAAGGCATCAACTACACACTGAAGCACCTCGGCAGCTGGATGAAGCCCTCAAAACGCCATGTATCCTTACTTTTCCAGCCCGCCAGCAATCAGGTAAATTACCAGCCCAAGGGCGTCGTGGGGGTGATCGTACCCTGGAACTACCCGCTGTATCTGGCCGTGGGGCCGCTGATAGCGTCGCTGTCGGCCGGTAACCGCACCATGATCAAGATGTCGGAATACACGCCTCACACCTCGGCCCTATTCCGCGAGCTGATCGAGTCCAACTTCCCTGAAGATCTGGTCAGTGTGATCAACGGTGAAGCCGATGTAGCCGCCGATTTTTCTGCACTGCCCTTTGACCATATGCTTTTCACCGGTTCCACCTCCGTGGGCAAACTGGTTATGAAAGCAGCCGCGGAAAACCTGACGCCGGTGACCCTGGAACTGGGCGGCAAATCCCCGGCAATTGTGGCCGCGGACGTGCCGATGGAAGATGCGGCCCAGCGCATTGGTTTCGGTAAGGCCATCAATGCGGGCCAGACCTGCGTCGCGCCCGATTACGTACTTTGCCCCGCCGACCGGGTTCAGTCTTTTGTGGATGAATTCCGCAAGCAGCTGTCCGCCATGTACCCCACCCTGCGGGACAACGACGACTACACCTCCATTATCAATGAGCGACAGTACGAGCGCCTTCAGAGCTACCTGGAAGACGCCAGAAACAAGGGTGCCGATCTGATCGAGATCAACCCGGCCCAGGAGAATCTGAAAGACGGCACCCGAAAAATGCCCATCACCCTGGCGCTGAACACAACGCCGGACATGAAGCTCATGCAGGACGAGATCTTCGGCCCGATTCTTCCGGTGATCAGCTACGGCAGTCTGGATGAGGCCATACACTACATCAATGACCGGCCTCGTCCGCTGGCGCTCTACTATTTCGGCTACGACAAATCCCAGCAGGAGCATGTCACCAACAATACCCTCTCGGGTGGCATGTGCATCAACGACGCCGTGCTGCATGTGGCCCAGGACGATCTTCCGTTTGGCGGCGTGGGCGACTCGGGGATGGGCCACTACCATGGCAAGGAAGGCTTCATGACCTTCTCCCATCAACGGTCAATTTTCAGCAAGCAACGGTTCAACAGTGGCAAATTTGTGTACGCACCTCACGGTACGACCGCCCACAAGATGATATATAAGCTGTTCATCCGATAA
- a CDS encoding GMC family oxidoreductase has protein sequence MSITDRIARGLESGWKVTDGATLTRNQTHEADVVVIGTGAGGGTTAEILARSGLSVILVEEGRLYYQKDFRMNELDAYASLYQEGMSRVTKDGAISILQGRCVGGSTTVNWTSSFRTPAPTLNWWASRFGLDGLSPEAMKPWFDGREERHNIEPWRVDPNLNNDILRQGCEKLGWSWQIIPRNVKGCWNLGYCGVGCPTNAKQGALTTTIPGALDNNATLFHGLRAERLVVKQDRINHLTASAMSADGIIPSGVTVELRARHFVVAASAIGSPGLLLRSDIPDPHERIGKRTFIHPVNATVAEMAETVDPYYGAPQSIYSDQFNFSGGVDGPAGFKLEVPPLHPAMSAGVVPGHGADQTLDLSRLPRMNSVLALLRDGFHPDSPGGTVSLRGDGSPVLDYPVTDYLWRGLRESFHRMAEIQFAAGAQRVRLMHLDSPWFSSWPEARKAIDDLAMESHRVRLFTAHQMGGCGMGQDPRESVVNGFGEHHHLANLSVHDASIFPTSIGANPQLSVYALAARNSTHLAGRLRG, from the coding sequence ATGTCTATAACGGACCGAATTGCCCGCGGGCTAGAATCCGGCTGGAAAGTCACCGACGGCGCCACTCTCACCAGAAACCAGACCCACGAGGCCGACGTGGTGGTCATCGGCACCGGCGCCGGGGGCGGCACCACGGCGGAAATTCTGGCCCGTTCGGGACTGTCTGTGATCCTGGTGGAGGAAGGCCGCCTGTATTATCAGAAAGATTTCCGCATGAATGAGCTGGACGCCTATGCCTCGCTTTATCAGGAAGGCATGAGTCGTGTTACCAAAGACGGTGCCATATCGATTCTGCAGGGGCGCTGTGTGGGCGGTTCCACCACCGTGAACTGGACCTCCAGCTTCCGCACACCCGCGCCTACCCTGAATTGGTGGGCGAGCCGTTTCGGACTCGATGGCCTGAGCCCCGAGGCCATGAAACCCTGGTTCGACGGTCGGGAAGAGCGCCACAACATCGAACCCTGGAGGGTCGATCCCAATCTGAACAACGATATCCTGCGCCAGGGTTGCGAGAAGCTGGGCTGGTCGTGGCAGATCATCCCACGCAACGTCAAAGGCTGCTGGAACCTTGGGTACTGCGGCGTTGGCTGCCCCACCAACGCCAAGCAGGGTGCCCTGACCACCACCATTCCCGGCGCCCTGGACAACAACGCCACGCTGTTTCACGGCCTGCGGGCAGAGCGACTGGTTGTCAAACAGGACCGTATTAATCATCTGACCGCCTCGGCAATGTCCGCAGACGGAATCATCCCGTCCGGTGTGACGGTGGAACTGCGGGCCCGTCATTTTGTCGTGGCAGCAAGCGCCATCGGCTCCCCGGGCCTGCTGCTTCGCTCGGACATTCCTGACCCCCACGAGCGCATCGGCAAACGCACCTTTATCCATCCGGTGAACGCCACGGTGGCGGAAATGGCGGAAACGGTCGACCCCTACTATGGCGCGCCCCAGTCCATCTATTCGGACCAATTCAATTTCTCCGGCGGAGTGGACGGCCCGGCGGGCTTCAAGCTGGAAGTGCCGCCCCTGCATCCGGCCATGTCCGCCGGCGTTGTTCCTGGCCACGGCGCAGATCAGACCCTGGACCTGTCCAGATTGCCCAGAATGAACTCGGTTCTGGCACTGTTGCGGGACGGTTTTCACCCGGACAGCCCCGGCGGGACCGTCAGCCTCAGGGGCGATGGCAGTCCGGTGCTGGATTATCCGGTGACCGATTACCTCTGGCGCGGGCTGAGGGAATCCTTCCACCGGATGGCCGAGATCCAGTTTGCGGCCGGTGCCCAAAGGGTACGGCTGATGCACCTGGATTCGCCCTGGTTTTCGTCCTGGCCGGAAGCGCGCAAGGCCATTGATGACCTGGCGATGGAGTCGCATCGGGTGCGGCTGTTTACCGCCCATCAGATGGGCGGCTGCGGTATGGGCCAGGATCCCCGGGAATCCGTGGTCAACGGCTTTGGCGAGCATCATCACCTGGCCAACCTGAGTGTTCACGATGCCTCCATCTTCCCCACCAGTATCGGCGCCAACCCCCAACTGTCGGTTTACGCCCTGGCCGCGAGAAACAGTACCCATCTGGCTGGCAGGCTCCGCGGCTGA
- the coaD gene encoding pantetheine-phosphate adenylyltransferase: protein MTRVIYPGTFDPITNGHTDLIERAGRLFDEVVVAIAYNPKKSPLLTLEERCELVASSTSHLPNVTVTGFSNLLADFVREQGATVILRGLRAVSDFEYEFQLADMNRRLAPEVESVFLTPANHLSYISSTLIREIASLGGDVSEFVDPAVEAALKKKFAG from the coding sequence ATGACAAGAGTCATTTACCCCGGTACGTTTGATCCCATCACCAACGGCCACACAGATCTGATCGAACGCGCCGGACGGCTCTTCGACGAAGTTGTCGTTGCCATTGCCTACAACCCGAAGAAATCACCGTTGCTTACCCTTGAAGAACGCTGCGAGCTGGTGGCATCTTCCACCTCGCACCTGCCAAACGTCACGGTGACCGGTTTCAGCAACCTGTTGGCGGATTTCGTGCGGGAACAGGGAGCAACAGTGATTCTCAGGGGCCTGCGGGCGGTTTCGGATTTCGAATATGAGTTCCAGCTTGCGGACATGAACCGTCGCCTGGCACCGGAAGTGGAGAGCGTGTTTCTGACCCCAGCCAACCACCTGTCCTATATTTCCTCGACGCTGATACGGGAAATTGCCTCGCTGGGCGGTGACGTGTCCGAATTCGTCGACCCGGCGGTGGAAGCGGCGCTAAAGAAGAAGTTTGCGGGCTAA
- a CDS encoding DUF945 family protein — protein MKKRWMAVGAAALMIGAAAPWGVGLYTQQQWQGVEAGVNNAQNVFRLETRNYDRGYMNATMNGSIVFTAPESGEQHSFEFQARVSHGVTGSLMDFTSAEDLNGRASQFFPDEKPRLTLQTNLWGTATVEMTVPETDVIDEATGETLTTARAYGRADISSAGADMEILVTWPGMTLSGQDVQFTLTDFEMENSLEHLTGDLWLGDARMTLAGIQIDSADQPSVTFEGLSITSDTDVSDDGERLNGLSSIQLEKVAAGGTEYGPHEVQILFESLDVTNLEQLSSAISEMQQAAMTPAGDPDPQALMQQQMEAFQRVNEALVGLATEGFRFGLPKIDLSTPEGPIRGELMISHPELDAKDKGQNLLVMQGLVGNLDISMPVELMDQNPSLAMQVAPLIKQGMVIQEGDRLRMVGTLGDMALTINDKVLPLPPMF, from the coding sequence TTGAAAAAAAGATGGATGGCGGTCGGTGCGGCGGCGTTGATGATTGGGGCAGCCGCGCCCTGGGGTGTGGGACTCTACACACAGCAGCAGTGGCAGGGTGTCGAGGCGGGAGTGAACAACGCCCAGAATGTTTTCCGACTGGAAACCCGCAACTATGACCGTGGCTACATGAATGCCACGATGAATGGTTCCATTGTATTCACTGCCCCCGAAAGCGGAGAACAGCACAGCTTCGAGTTCCAGGCCCGGGTCAGCCACGGTGTGACCGGCAGTCTGATGGATTTTACGTCCGCAGAGGATCTGAATGGGCGCGCCAGTCAGTTCTTTCCGGATGAAAAGCCCCGCCTGACCCTGCAGACCAATCTTTGGGGTACCGCAACGGTCGAGATGACCGTGCCGGAAACCGACGTCATCGATGAGGCCACCGGTGAGACCCTGACCACCGCCCGTGCCTATGGCCGTGCCGATATCAGCTCCGCCGGCGCTGACATGGAGATCCTGGTCACCTGGCCGGGTATGACCCTCAGTGGTCAGGACGTCCAGTTCACCCTTACCGATTTCGAGATGGAAAATTCCCTGGAGCACCTGACCGGTGACCTGTGGCTGGGTGATGCCCGGATGACCCTGGCCGGCATTCAGATCGATTCGGCGGATCAGCCCTCCGTGACCTTCGAAGGCCTGTCCATCACCAGCGATACCGACGTTTCGGACGATGGCGAGCGGTTGAACGGTCTTTCAAGCATCCAGCTGGAAAAGGTTGCGGCGGGCGGAACAGAGTATGGCCCACACGAAGTCCAGATTTTGTTTGAAAGCCTGGATGTGACAAACCTTGAGCAACTGTCATCCGCCATCAGTGAGATGCAGCAGGCGGCCATGACACCGGCTGGCGACCCTGACCCCCAGGCGTTGATGCAGCAGCAGATGGAGGCATTCCAGCGGGTTAACGAGGCTTTGGTAGGGCTGGCAACAGAGGGCTTCAGGTTTGGGCTGCCGAAAATCGATCTGAGTACGCCGGAAGGCCCTATCCGGGGCGAGCTGATGATCAGCCACCCGGAACTGGACGCCAAGGACAAAGGTCAGAACCTGCTGGTGATGCAGGGTCTGGTAGGCAACCTGGATATCAGCATGCCCGTTGAACTGATGGATCAGAATCCGTCACTGGCAATGCAGGTGGCACCACTGATCAAACAGGGCATGGTGATTCAGGAGGGCGATCGCCTGCGGATGGTCGGCACCCTGGGTGATATGGCATTGACCATCAACGACAAGGTGCTTCCTCTGCCGCCGATGTTCTGA
- the ppk1 gene encoding polyphosphate kinase 1, translating into MTTESANQDNAVESPNVPAPVELPEPGNDINVAAAENYFNRELSQLQFNYRVLKQALDTTHPLLNRLMFCCIFSSNMDEFFEIRVAGLRQQIKYGRETLGSDGMMPEEVLGEISRVAHEYIREQYEILNDVLIPEMERENIHFVRRREWTAEQADWVRHYFEDEILPVVSPIGLDPSHPFPRLVNKSLNFIVELDGKDAFGRETGMAIVPAPRSLPRLVRLPDDVCSGGENLVFLSSMIHAHAEELFPGMEVKGCYQFRLTRNADLELEDDLEDLASALRGELLSRRFGDGVRLEVADNCPEELVQFLLREFGLTDRDLYKVHGPVNLTRLMAVGGLVDRPDLTYSNFSPSIPRLIRSKDSMFDAIRKRPLLLLHPYENFSPVVDLLRQAAKDTQVLAIRQTLYRTGADSEIVEALMDAARRGKEVTAIIELRARFSEAENLELASRLQEAGVIVVYGVVGYKCHAKMILIVRREEGRLRRYVHLGTGNYHAGNARLYTDYSFMTCDESIGDDVNKLFQQLTGMGKALKIKKLFHSPFTLHSRLLALVDREAELGEKGRIILKFNALTERELIKALYRASQAGVKVDLIIRGICCLRPEVPGLSENIRVRSIIGRFLEHTRVYYFGNDGRPDVYCSSADGMERNLLNRVETAFPVEDPSLSARLREDLDTYLADNCQSWILQSDGSYVQNQPAEGEDRFASQLVLLERLTGTSQ; encoded by the coding sequence ATGACCACGGAATCAGCAAATCAGGACAATGCAGTCGAGTCACCGAATGTGCCGGCGCCGGTTGAACTGCCGGAGCCGGGCAACGATATTAACGTGGCCGCTGCCGAAAACTATTTCAACCGGGAACTGAGCCAGCTTCAGTTCAACTACCGGGTGCTGAAGCAGGCTCTGGATACAACACACCCGTTGCTCAACCGGCTGATGTTCTGCTGCATTTTCAGCAGCAACATGGACGAGTTTTTCGAGATCCGGGTGGCCGGCCTTCGCCAGCAGATCAAATATGGCCGGGAAACCCTGGGGTCCGACGGAATGATGCCGGAGGAAGTGCTGGGGGAAATCAGCCGTGTGGCTCACGAGTACATCCGCGAGCAGTACGAAATTCTGAATGACGTGCTGATTCCTGAAATGGAGCGGGAAAATATTCATTTCGTGCGGCGCCGGGAATGGACGGCAGAGCAGGCTGACTGGGTGCGTCACTATTTTGAAGACGAGATCCTGCCGGTGGTCAGCCCCATCGGGCTCGATCCCTCCCATCCCTTTCCACGACTGGTCAACAAGAGCCTGAACTTCATTGTCGAGCTCGATGGCAAGGACGCCTTCGGTCGTGAAACCGGCATGGCGATCGTGCCGGCGCCCCGGTCGTTGCCCCGTCTGGTTCGCCTGCCGGATGATGTTTGCAGCGGCGGTGAAAATCTGGTGTTTCTGTCCTCCATGATCCACGCCCACGCCGAGGAACTGTTCCCGGGAATGGAAGTGAAGGGCTGCTACCAGTTCCGGCTCACCCGTAATGCCGACCTTGAGCTGGAAGACGATCTGGAAGACCTGGCCTCAGCCCTGCGCGGTGAGCTGTTGAGCCGTCGCTTTGGCGACGGTGTGCGGCTGGAGGTTGCGGATAACTGCCCGGAAGAGCTTGTGCAATTCCTGCTGCGGGAGTTCGGCCTGACCGATAGGGATCTTTACAAGGTCCACGGCCCGGTGAACCTGACCCGTCTGATGGCCGTGGGTGGCCTGGTGGACCGTCCGGACCTGACCTATTCCAATTTCTCGCCGTCAATTCCACGATTGATTCGCAGCAAGGACTCGATGTTCGATGCCATTCGCAAACGGCCGCTTCTGTTGCTGCATCCCTATGAAAATTTCAGCCCGGTGGTGGATCTGTTGCGTCAGGCGGCCAAGGATACTCAGGTTCTGGCCATCCGGCAGACACTTTACCGCACCGGTGCCGATTCCGAGATTGTCGAAGCACTGATGGACGCCGCCCGTCGGGGCAAGGAAGTGACCGCCATCATTGAGCTGCGTGCCCGGTTTAGCGAAGCGGAGAACCTGGAACTGGCCAGCCGCCTTCAGGAAGCCGGCGTGATCGTGGTCTACGGCGTAGTGGGTTACAAGTGTCACGCCAAGATGATCCTGATCGTGCGTCGGGAAGAAGGGCGGCTGCGTCGCTATGTCCATCTCGGCACCGGCAATTATCACGCCGGCAACGCCCGCCTTTACACCGACTACAGCTTTATGACCTGCGACGAGTCCATCGGCGACGATGTGAACAAGCTCTTTCAGCAGCTGACAGGCATGGGTAAGGCCCTGAAGATCAAAAAGCTGTTCCATTCGCCTTTCACCCTGCACAGCCGCCTGCTAGCGCTGGTGGACCGTGAAGCCGAACTGGGTGAAAAGGGGCGGATCATACTGAAATTCAACGCGTTGACCGAGCGGGAGCTGATCAAGGCGCTTTACCGGGCTTCCCAGGCCGGGGTCAAGGTCGACCTGATTATCCGGGGTATCTGCTGTCTGCGGCCGGAAGTTCCGGGGCTGTCGGAGAATATTCGCGTTCGCTCGATTATCGGCCGCTTCCTTGAACACACCCGGGTCTATTACTTTGGCAATGACGGCCGCCCGGATGTCTATTGCTCCAGTGCTGACGGTATGGAGCGGAACCTGCTGAACCGCGTGGAAACGGCGTTTCCGGTGGAGGACCCGTCCTTGTCGGCACGCCTGCGGGAGGATCTGGATACCTATCTGGCCGATAATTGCCAGTCGTGGATCTTGCAGTCTGACGGCAGTTACGTTCAGAATCAGCCCGCTGAAGGCGAGGACCGTTTTGCGTCCCAGCTGGTTTTACTTGAACGTCTGACAGGCACATCACAATAG